The following coding sequences lie in one Micromonospora sp. R77 genomic window:
- a CDS encoding DUF5703 family protein, with product MDYEYAPLRLPSNVDRLTAAAQLAIQAEFSGWELARVRLYRDGTRQVMLRRRLVNQPQPGLSY from the coding sequence ATGGACTACGAATACGCGCCGTTGCGGTTGCCCTCGAATGTCGACCGGCTCACCGCCGCGGCGCAGCTGGCGATCCAGGCGGAGTTCTCCGGCTGGGAGTTGGCCCGGGTGCGGCTGTACCGCGACGGCACGCGGCAGGTCATGCTGCGCCGCCGCCTGGTGAACCAGCCGCAGCCGGGTCTGTCGTACTGA
- a CDS encoding aldo/keto reductase produces the protein MQQRPLGRSGLAVSRLALGTMTWGRDTDADDAAAQLKSYLDAGGNLVDTADVYADGDAESVIGSLLGGLVPRDELLIATKAGLRPGSGRRRDGSRGHLLRTLDASLRRLGTDHVDLWQVHGYDPDTPLEETLSALDHAVTSGRARYVGVSNFAGWQTARAAAWQAAWPGRAPVVAAQVEYSLLERGVEREVLPACEALGLGVLPWSPLGRGVLTGKYRHGRPADSRAASPHFERFVATYLEPRCSSIVEAVATAAGGLGVSPLEVALAWIRDRPGVTAPILGARTVGQLLGALQVERMTLPEEIVTALDDVSAVPVGYPERDG, from the coding sequence GCGGCCGCCCAGCTGAAGAGCTACCTCGACGCGGGCGGCAACCTCGTCGACACCGCCGACGTGTACGCCGACGGCGACGCGGAGTCGGTGATCGGCTCGCTGCTGGGCGGCCTCGTCCCCCGCGACGAGTTGCTGATCGCCACCAAGGCGGGGCTGCGGCCGGGCAGCGGGCGGCGGCGGGACGGCTCGCGGGGGCACCTGCTGCGCACCCTGGACGCCTCGCTGCGGCGCCTCGGCACCGACCACGTCGACCTGTGGCAGGTGCACGGGTATGACCCGGACACCCCGCTGGAGGAGACCCTCTCCGCGCTGGACCACGCGGTGACCAGCGGGCGGGCCCGCTACGTGGGGGTGTCGAACTTCGCCGGCTGGCAGACCGCCCGGGCCGCGGCCTGGCAGGCGGCCTGGCCGGGCCGGGCCCCGGTGGTGGCCGCCCAGGTGGAGTACTCGCTGCTGGAGCGGGGCGTCGAGCGGGAGGTGCTGCCCGCCTGCGAGGCGCTGGGGCTGGGTGTGCTGCCCTGGTCGCCGCTGGGCCGGGGGGTGCTCACCGGGAAGTACCGGCACGGCAGGCCGGCGGACTCGCGGGCCGCGTCGCCGCACTTCGAGCGGTTCGTCGCGACGTATCTGGAGCCGCGCTGCTCGAGCATCGTGGAGGCGGTGGCCACGGCGGCGGGCGGGCTGGGCGTGTCGCCGCTGGAGGTGGCGCTGGCCTGGATCCGGGACCGGCCGGGGGTGACCGCCCCGATCCTGGGGGCCCGCACGGTCGGGCAGCTCCTCGGCGCGCTGCAGGTGGAGCGGATGACCCTGCCGGAGGAGATCGTCACCGCGCTGGACGACGTCTCGGCGGTGCCGGTGGGCTACCCGGAACGGGACGGCTGA